ACCAGAGCAGCTTGTGGCAACATAAGACTTTGCATGGCACTCACCGCCTGCTCGGTTAACAGACGATCCCCAGAGCTTGCCACCATGACCGGGTCAATCACGGCAGGGTTGAGGAAATCATCCAGCAAAGGGGCAACCGCCTCTATCACTTCAGTGCGCGCCAGCATGCCTGTTTTTACCGCATCTGCACCAAGGTCAGACAAAACCGCCATCATCTGCGCCGCCACGAAATGGGGAGGAACATCCATAATATCTTTAACGCCGTGTGTGTTCTGAACAGTCAGCGCCGTCACAGCCGTCATGGCAAATCCGCCCAAAGTTGTCACTGTTTTAATATCTGCTTGCAAGCCCGCGCCGCCACCAGAGTCTGAACCGGCGACAATCAAAATTCTTCCGTTCGGGTAGAGTGCTGTCGGGGACGTATCGCCAGCGCTCACGCGGCAACTTCCTCAATCGTGGTGACAATCTCACCAACAAGCTGGCGGACAAGCGCTTCGTCA
This sequence is a window from Candidatus Micropelagos thuwalensis. Protein-coding genes within it:
- the thiD gene encoding bifunctional hydroxymethylpyrimidine kinase/phosphomethylpyrimidine kinase — its product is MSAGDTSPTALYPNGRILIVAGSDSGGGAGLQADIKTVTTLGGFAMTAVTALTVQNTHGVKDIMDVPPHFVAAQMMAVLSDLGADAVKTGMLARTEVIEAVAPLLDDFLNPAVIDPVMVASSGDRLLTEQAVSAMQSLMLPQAALVTPNMPEAEILTNRGVETLDDMKHAADRLMTDGAQAALIKGGHGNEAVVTDLLAEQSGFTVFENPRFDSKNTHGTGCTLASSIATGLGQGLALVAAVERGLGYVRRAIETANSSLGTGHNKPLNHAHPVLEKSQDP